A genome region from Mycobacterium florentinum includes the following:
- a CDS encoding alpha/beta fold hydrolase — MTGDQSPLVLLHPFLLSGDVWQDVSALLSSRHQVFTPSLLGHRGGPQVRRRPATIWDVIDAAQAYLDENGLQRPHLAGNSLGGFVAIELARRGRASTVTAFSPAGFWSTGHGPAHAQAARKIRRIDIGARLTALAGPVGHLMFKPAIVRRLSLRFFNSACHGDRVAADKLVELNRTVAACSVSKEVLSTEAEQVAPLDPPPCPITLAWSEKDAIFPVSTFGKVARERLPGATFEILPDVGHVPMFDDPELVARTILTATGG; from the coding sequence ATGACCGGTGACCAATCCCCATTGGTCTTGCTGCATCCGTTTCTCTTGTCAGGCGACGTGTGGCAGGACGTGTCAGCGCTGTTGTCGAGCCGGCACCAGGTGTTCACACCCAGCTTGCTCGGTCATCGCGGAGGGCCACAGGTTCGACGCCGTCCCGCCACGATATGGGATGTGATCGACGCGGCGCAGGCCTATCTCGACGAGAACGGACTGCAGCGTCCGCACCTGGCCGGAAATTCGCTGGGTGGATTCGTGGCCATCGAACTCGCCCGGCGCGGCCGGGCATCCACCGTCACGGCATTCTCGCCGGCAGGTTTCTGGTCGACGGGGCACGGGCCGGCGCACGCGCAGGCGGCAAGGAAAATCCGCAGGATCGACATAGGGGCTCGGCTCACCGCCCTCGCCGGGCCGGTTGGCCACCTGATGTTCAAGCCGGCAATCGTGCGTCGGCTTTCGCTGCGATTCTTCAACAGCGCCTGCCACGGCGATCGAGTGGCCGCAGACAAGCTCGTCGAGCTGAATCGGACGGTCGCCGCATGCTCAGTCAGCAAGGAGGTTCTCTCCACCGAAGCTGAGCAAGTCGCCCCGCTGGATCCACCGCCATGCCCGATTACCCTGGCGTGGTCGGAGAAGGATGCGATCTTCCCCGTCAGTACATTCGGCAAGGTCGCACGTGAGCGCCTGCCCGGTGCGACGTTCGAGATCCTGCCCGACGTCGGGCACGTTCCCATGTTCGACGATCCCGAATTGGTCGCGCGCACCATTCTCACCGCGACCGGTGGTTGA